From a single Halopiger aswanensis genomic region:
- a CDS encoding HalOD1 output domain-containing protein, protein MHPTLTTVLEQITVHEDCDRTALPPLYEAVDPEAVTSLLESNTDVVVRFDYVGYRVAVGPDSHEMTVIDEDS, encoded by the coding sequence ATGCATCCGACTCTGACCACGGTACTCGAACAGATAACGGTTCATGAGGACTGTGACCGAACGGCGCTTCCACCGCTGTACGAGGCTGTCGATCCCGAGGCCGTCACCTCGCTGCTCGAGTCAAATACAGACGTCGTTGTCCGCTTTGACTACGTTGGCTATCGAGTTGCGGTCGGTCCCGACTCTCACGAGATGACGGTGATCGACGAGGACTCGTGA